The Setaria italica strain Yugu1 chromosome IX, Setaria_italica_v2.0, whole genome shotgun sequence genome has a window encoding:
- the LOC101755684 gene encoding sex determination protein tasselseed-2, protein MQASLASYAAAAMPTLDLRPEMAHAHQPAMSPSHHAWDGNGAAVAPTPMPKRLDGKVAIVTGGARGIGEAIVRLFVKHGARVVIADIDDAAGEALASALGPQVSFVRCDVSVEEDVKRAVDWAQSRHGGRLDVYCNNAGVLGRQTRAAKSILSFDAGEFDRVLRVNALGAALGMKHAALAMAPRRAGSIVSVASVAGVLGGLGPHAYTASKHAIVGLTKNASCELGAHGIRVNCVSPFGVATPMLINAWRQGHDDAGDADLDLDITVPSDEEVEKMEEVVRGFATLKGPTLRPRDIAEAVLFLASDESRYISGHNLVVDGGVTTSRNLIGL, encoded by the exons ATGCAAGCCAGCCTCGCCTcgtacgcggcggcggccatgccgACCCTGGACCTCCGCCCCGAGATGGCGCACGCGCACCAGCCGGCCATGTCGCCCTCGCACCACGCCTGGGACGgcaatggcgccgccgtcgcccccacCCCCATGCCCAAGAG GCTGGACGGGAAGGTGGCCATTGtgaccggcggcgcgcgggggatCGGCGAGGCCATCGTGAGGCTGTTCGTCAAGCACGGCGCCCGGGTGGTGATCGCGGACATCGAcgacgccgccggggaggcgcTGGCGTCGGCGCTGGGCCCGCAGGTCAGCTTCGTGCGCTGCGACGTGTCCGTGGAGGAGGACGTCAAGCGCGCCGTCGACTGGGCGCAGTCGCGGCACGGCGGCCGCCTCGACGTCTACTGCAACAACGCCGGTGTCCTGGGCcgccagacgcgcgccgccaaGAGCATCCTGTCCTTCGACGCGGGCGAGTTCGACCGCGTTCTCCGCGTCAACGCCCTGGGCGCCGCACTTGGGATGAAGCACGCGGCGCTCGCCAtggcgccccgccgcgccgggagCATCGTCTCCGTCGCCAGCGTCGCCGGCGTGCTCGGCGGCCTGGGGCCCCACGCCTACACCGCCTCCAAGCACGCCATCGTGGGCCTCACCAAGAACGCGTCCTGCGAGCTCGGCGCGCACGGCATCCGCGTCAACTGCGTCTCCCCCTTCGGCGTCGCCACGCCGATGCTCATCAACGCCTGGCGCCAGGGccacgacgacgccggcgacgccgacCTCGATCTCGACATCACCGTCCCCAGCGACGAGGAGgtggagaagatggaggaggTCGTCAGGGGATTCGCCACGCTCAAGGGCCCCACGCTCAGACCCAGGGACATCGCCGAGGCGGTGCTCTTCCTGGCCAGCGACGAGTCCAGATACATCTCCGGCCACAACCTCGTCGTGGACGGCGGCGTCACCACCTCGAGAAATCTCATCGGGTTGTGA